In one Nicotiana tomentosiformis chromosome 6, ASM39032v3, whole genome shotgun sequence genomic region, the following are encoded:
- the LOC138893730 gene encoding uncharacterized protein translates to MAAPPNFEEGQSTYRPPSFNGQYYRWWKTRMHDFIMTEDSELWDIIYDGPFILMKTIREPEVIIPKSRKEYSDAERRAIEKKFRAKKIFVCGIGPYEYNKISTCQSTKDIWEALQIAQEGITQVKQSKIDMLTTEYELFRMKDDESIQDIHTRFTFIINELHFLGEIIPRNKLVREIHSVLPGSWESKVNSITEVKDLQKLTIDELIGNLKTYEMKKKKDHERREPKREKNLVLKTDNNESSGEDADIA, encoded by the coding sequence atggctgctccaccaaacttcgaaGAAGGTCAATCCACCTACAGACCACCAAGTTTCAATGGCCAATACTACAgatggtggaagacaaggatgcatgattttatcatgaCTGAAGATTCAGAGCTCTGGGATATTATCTACGATGGTCCCTTCATTCTTATGAAAACCATTAGGGAACCAGAAGTGATAATTCCCAAGTCTAGGAAGGAATACAGCGATGCTGAGCGCAGGGCTATAGAGAAGAAGTTTCGAGCAAAGAAAATCTTCGTCTGTGGCATTGGGCCATATGAATACAACAAGATTTCTACCTGTCAATCTACTAAGGATatctgggaagctctccaaaTAGCACAAGAAGGGATAACTCAAGTCAAGCAGTCGAAGATTGATATGCTAACcactgagtatgaactcttcaggatgaaggacgatgagtccattcaggacataCACACTCGTTTCACCTTTATCATCAATGAGCTCCATTTTCTGGGAGAAATCATTCCAAGGAACAAACTTGTCAGGGAAATACACAGCGTATTACCTGGTTCCTGGGAAAGCAAAGTAAATTCTATCACTGAGGTAAAGGATCTACAAAAGctaaccattgatgaactcattggtaatttgaaaacttatgaaatgaagaagaaaaaggatcATGAGAGAAGAGAGCCCAAAAGGGAGAAAAACCTGGTCCTTAAGACAGACAACAATgaatcaagtggtgaggatgctgaTATTGCTTGA